Proteins from a single region of Theileria parva strain Muguga chromosome 1, complete sequence, whole genome shotgun sequence:
- the infB gene encoding Elongation factor Tu GTP binding domain protein: MFWSVLRMYRGRNNPIGRVGFKKALIRGRAQKSPEILLPPYISIQELRLMLNSDYISCFRSAKVSISKRQYTWSDSHGRTFQTSNKRNVIIPYETSSYLSKMMRFKPIKVDPEPVIPKSKSVGIPIIAVVGHHKHGKTTLINNITGTKFHNTGVTSITGVTVCDCDGRFTYLDTPGDVNFEVLRGRAIHVSDLCVIVISSEGPETVTRDVILQVNKFNTPAIFCITKSDLHYNNVDIIKSELSLQLNLLLQAGLIHRNFTQELDNAVIVSSYDRSSIDTLKEVIKRKLREITPGHTVIDKVNSVENFEKYVRRSNSLVGSKVVKGVGFILEVTKSQSHGIVLNVIVTFGTITHGNYFVAGTSYGRVSSLLITNTVNSVNSVNSGNTNTTVNTVNSVNSVNSVKVGMVVGVTGLRSLDGVGVDDELLVMSQHDAFRLSQYRKQIQTLKSSQIKGPEINTPWNTTLHEYPNVYNNQLNVTNGTVEQSVDTVPVDPVAPLDRVETTVAPVESLESSIYLKPLEEDEWTLNAKLHNQQLHQRWHHKYATNSHTTHSVNTSDKVDTTHTVDTVDTSDKVDKVDKVDKVGGIVDRVGGIVDKIGGVVVPVILRANYLGVFESLLDGIEELERELGVRIPLVHGGIGPVIPSDIVQAQIGNKFTFCPVYSFQVPIHTDAAKHAIINKVVIKSFNQHADLLNDIRQRCNHTLKLQ; this comes from the exons ATGTTTTGGAGTGTTTTGAGGATGTATAGAGGGAGGAATAATCCGATAGGTCGTGTGGGATTTAAAAAGGCTTTGATTCGTGGCAGAGCGCAGAAATCGCCTGAGATTCTATTACCGCCGTACATCTCAATCCAG GAGCTGAGACTAATGTTGAATTCTGACTACATTTCGTGTTTTCGGAGCGCTAAAGTCTCAATCTCGAAACGTCAGTACACCTGGTCAGACTCACACGGAAGAACCTTTCAGACCTC taACAAGAGGAACGTGATAATTCCATATGAGACATCGAGTTACTTGAGTAAAATGATGCGATTTAAACCCATTAAAGTTGATCCGGAACCTGTGATCCCAAAG AGTAAATCCGTGGGTATACCAATTATTGCCGTTGTCGGACATCATAAACATGGGAAAACCACCCTCATCAATAACATCACCG GCACCAAATTCCATAATACAGGGGTAACAAGTATAACAGGGGTAACGGTGTGTGATTGTGATGGTAGGTTTACATATTTGGACACTCCGGGTGATGTGAATTTTGAGGTTCTGAGGGGTAGGGCAATTCACGTGTCAGACTTGTGTGTAATTGTAATCTCGTCAGAGGGCCCTGAAACCGTGACCCGTGACGTCATTTTACAAGTTAACAAATTCAACACTCCAGCCATTTTCTGCATCACCAAGAGTGATTTACACTATAACAACGTTGATATTATCAAGTCAGAACTGTCACTGCAGCTGAACTTACTACTCCAGGCCGGACTAATCCACAGAAACTTCACACAGGAATTGGATAATGCTGTGATTGTGTCCTCTTACGATAGGAGTAGTATTGACACACTCAAGGAAGTAATTAAGAGAAAATTACGTGAAATAACACCCGGTCACACTGTAATTGATAAagtaaatagtgtggaGAATTTTGAAAAGTATGTGAGAAGATCGAACAGTTTGGTGGGTTCGAAGGTGGTGAAGGGTGTTGGGTTTATCTTGGAAGTTACCAAATCGCAGTCCCACGGCATTGTCCTAAACGTCATTGTCACTTTCGGCACCATCACACACGGGAACTATTTCGTCGCCGGCACCTCATACGGCAGAGTCTCCTCCTTACTCATTACCAACACtgttaatagtgtgaatagtgtAAACTCTGGTAACACTAATACTACTGtaaacactgtaaatagtgtaaatagtgtgaatagtgtAAAAGTGGGAATGGTGGTGGGCGTGACGGGATTGAGGAGTTTGGACGGTGTGGGAGTGGACGATGAGTTGTTGGTAATGTCGCAGCATGACGCGTTTAGGCTAAGTCAGTACAGGAAACAAATCCAAACACTAAAATCATCACAAATCAAAGGTCCAGAAATCAATACCCCGTGGAACACAACCCTACAC GAATATccaaatgtgtataataatcaACTAAATGTAACTAATGGAACTGTGGAACAGTCTGTAGATACTGTTCCAGTAGACCCTGTAGCCCCCTTAGATCGTGTGGAGACAACTGTAGCCCCCGTAGAGTCGTTGGAGAG TTCGATATACTTAAAGCCCCTGGAGGAGGACGAATGGACCTTAAACGCCAAATTACATAACCAACAGTTACACCAACGATGGCACCACAAATACGCCACCAACTCTCACACAACTCACTCTGTTAACACTTCAGACAAAGTTGACACAACTCACACAGTTGACACAGTTGACACTTCAGACAAAGTTGACAAAGTTGACAAAGTTGACAAAGTTGGGGGAATAGTTGACAGAGTTGGGGGAATAGTTGACAAAATTGGGGGAGTGGTAGTGCCTGTGATATTGAGGGCAAATTACTTGGGAGTGTTTGAGAGTTTGTTGGACGGGATAGAGGAGCTAGAGCGTGAGTTGGGAGTGAGGATACCGTTGGTTCACGGCGGGATTGGGCCGGTGATCCCCAGTGACATAGTCCAGGCACAAATTGGAAACAAGTTCACATTCTGCCCCGTCTACAGTTTTCAAGTACCAATCCACACCGACGCAGCCAAACACGCAATCATCAACAAAGTTGTCATCAAGTCATTCAAC